A stretch of DNA from Chloroflexota bacterium:
TCACTGCCGGCTTGCTCGTTTATCTCGGCATTGACGCGACGAGCGAGGCGCTCGAAATTGCCGGCGCGTTGGGCGGCGCGTTTCAAGGTGTGGGGCTGATCGGCATCGGCATCGTCGCGACGTTCTTGTTGCTCGATGCGATCACACGGCGTCAAGTCGGCGTCGGTCGCGGGGAAACCTCGCAACGCGTAACGCTCGCGTTCATGATCGCGGTCGGCATTGGTTTGCACAACCTGGGCGAGGGTCTTGCGATTGGCGCGGCGTACAGCACCGGTGCGGCGTCACTCGGCACGTTCCTCGTCATCGGTTTCATCATCCAAAACATCACCGAGGGCTTGGGCATCATCGCGCCGATCCTCAAAGATCGTCCCGCGTGGCGCGCGCTGGTGTGGATGGGATTCATCGGCGGCGCGCCGGCGATCATCGGCGCGTGGATCGGCGGCTTGAACTTTTCACAACCGCTCGCGGTGCTGTTTCTCGCGATCGGTGCGGGCGCGGTGTTCGAGGTCGCGTACGAAATCGCGAAATTGGTTCACAAGGACACGGCGAAACGCCCGATGCCATTGACCGTTTTCGCGGGCGTGACGGCGGGAATGCTTTTACTGTACGTCACCGGCTGGTTCATCAAATAGAATCAACGAAGGTAACTACTCAGCCAACCCACATTTACGCCGATGAAAAAACAAATTTATC
This window harbors:
- a CDS encoding metal transporter gives rise to the protein METTIQTRTGSRTALLFGIPILLLAGVIALFLFTNGAGLNIEPAAPIENLQFERTLLRPGVIELHVRNTSPQEITLAQVIVNDAVWQFTASPSKTLPRMGQAIVTLRYPWTQASAYNIAIFSASSIAFRTEIPVAAPTATASSETLWSFSLIGLYVGVIPIFLGMLWLPALRRLGAQWLMFLMAVTAGLLVYLGIDATSEALEIAGALGGAFQGVGLIGIGIVATFLLLDAITRRQVGVGRGETSQRVTLAFMIAVGIGLHNLGEGLAIGAAYSTGAASLGTFLVIGFIIQNITEGLGIIAPILKDRPAWRALVWMGFIGGAPAIIGAWIGGLNFSQPLAVLFLAIGAGAVFEVAYEIAKLVHKDTAKRPMPLTVFAGVTAGMLLLYVTGWFIK